The DNA segment CATTTCCTTCTACAGTGcaccatcttccttcaccCCGTTGAACCTTCTTATTCCAGTGacaacttcctcattcaCGGCTCTGTAACGCCTCCTTCACGAACATACACACTTACGGCCCGTCAACAAAAAAATGGAGAACCAAGCTACTTTCAAGTTGGTTTTGTGTGGTGACGGTGGTACCGTGAGTTGATCACGACTGGCTATCTGGTTTTCCTCCTGCTGTCGCGTCCCGTGTTTTAAGGCTCGTTAGCTATGTGTCTACATCCGCTGATTCTGCTCGGGACTCTGTAGGGTACGTTGATTCGTGATTTGGTCTATCATGTGGGACTGCAACTAACGCGATTGGTCGATCTTTGCCTGGGGCTCATGCAGGAAAGGTATGTCTCGTCAATCTGCTCGCCACCATGTGTAATCAACGCTGAATCACGGTTGCTCCTTCCTCGTAGACCACTTTTGTCAAGCGACATTTAACAGGTCAgtctcctctctcttcgCCGCTTCCAAGTCCTCGTCTCCTATAGCAACGAGAATCACACTGACAGTCCCACAGGAGAATTTGAGAAGAAGTATATTGGTGAGTCGTCTACCCTGGTCTGCTTCAGAGTTGGAGCTGTCGTCACTTACCATACCATGTGATCAGCCACTCTTGGTGTCGAAGTTCACCCTCTGACCTTCCACACGAACTTCGGAACCATCTGCTTCAACGTTTGGGACACCGCTGGACAAGAGAAATTCGGTGGTCTCCGAGATGGTTACTACATTCAAGGTCAATGCGGTATCATCATGTTCGATGTTACTTCCCGGATCACCTACAAGAATGTGCCCAACTGGCATCGAGACCTTGAAAGAGTCTGTGAAAACATCCCTATTGTTCTCTGCGGTAACAAGGTTGACGTAAAGGTGGGTCATTTGCATTTATTGACCAAGTGCTAGGGCTAACAGTGATGCTCCTCACGCAGGAACGAAAAGTCAAGACTGGAAATGTTACTTTCCACCGAAAGAGTGAGTCCGACCTGTTCGCGTTGccgccatcgtcatcttATCTCACTTCCTCTCCGAACTTGGCTGTTATTCCGACGTGCAGAAATCCGC comes from the Kwoniella dejecticola CBS 10117 chromosome 11, complete sequence genome and includes:
- a CDS encoding GTP-binding nuclear protein GSP1/Ran, whose translation is MENQATFKLVLCGDGGTTTFVKRHLTGEFEKKYIATLGVEVHPLTFHTNFGTICFNVWDTAGQEKFGGLRDGYYIQGQCGIIMFDVTSRITYKNVPNWHRDLERVCENIPIVLCGNKVDVKERKVKTGNVTFHRKKNLQYFEISAKSNYNFEKPFLWLARKLVGNQSLEFVAAPALAPPEVQVDQALIAKYEEELKQAANAPLPDEDDADL